One Cucurbita pepo subsp. pepo cultivar mu-cu-16 chromosome LG20, ASM280686v2, whole genome shotgun sequence genomic window carries:
- the LOC111783173 gene encoding nucleobase-ascorbate transporter 12-like isoform X1, with protein sequence MSSSDPKSRQRPGPWPPAPDSSSMPPASWAKRTGFRPKFSGETNATDSGNLALPPRSKDPHAHTDLEAGRLRGSSAVNGEQESVKAAQPQLEKAKDESVRRRRDSDSLPKASAPVQNGQTLPPPPPSEPANQPRRPARNEDVVDVLPQIGDDDGFVARHSHMKYELRDTPGLVPIGLYGFQHYISMLGSLILIPLVIVPAMGGTYEDTSNVVSTVLFVSGITTLLHTSFGSRLPLIQGPSFVFLAPALAIINSPEFQGLNGNNFKHIMKELQGAIIIASAFQAILGYSGLMSLLLRLIHPVVVAPTIAAVGLSFYSYGFPLVGACLEIGVVQILLVIIFSLYLRKISILGHRIFLIYAVPLGIVITWALAFLLTEAGVYSYKGCDTNVPASNIISDHCRRHVSRMKHCRVDTSHALKSSPWFRFPYPLQWGTPVFHWKTAIIMCVVSVISSVDSVGSYHAASLLVASRPPSPGVLSRGIGLEGLCSILAGLWGTGTGSTTLTENVHTIAVTKMGSRRAVELGACILIVLSLVGKVGGLIASIPDVMVAALLCFMWAMLTALGLSNLRYSEAGSSRNIIIVGLSLFFSLSVPAYFQQYGISPGSNMSVPSYFQPYIVASHGPFNSKSGGLNFVLNTLFSLHMVIGFLVAVILDNTVPGSRQERGVYVWSDPETARREPAVTKDYELPFRVGRVFRWVKWVGF encoded by the exons atgTCCTCTTCCGACCCCAAATCCCGCCAGCGTCCGGGTCCATGGCCGCCCGCGCCGGACTCCTCTTCAATGCCGCCGGCTTCTTGGGCCAAACGCACCGGCTTCCGTCCCAAGTTCTCTGGCGAGACCAATGCCACTGATTCCGGCAACCTCGCTCTTCCCCCGAGGTCCAAGGACCCCCATGCCCACACGGATCTTGAAGCTGGCCGTCTCCGTGGCAGTTCTGCCGTTAATGGAGAGCAGGAGAGTGTGAAG GCGGCTCAGCCGCAGTTGGAGAAAGCTAAAGATGAGTCggtgaggaggaggagggatTCTGATAGCTTACCGAAGGCTTCTGCTCCTGTACAGAATGGACAAACGCTGCCTCCCCCTCCGCCTTCCGAACCGGCGAATCAACCACGGCGGCCGGCTAGAAATGAGGATGTGGTGGATGTTCTGCCGCAGATTGGGGATGATGATGGATTTGTGGCCAGACACTCGCACATGAAGTACGAACTCAGAGATACGCCTGGTCTTG TCCCGATCGGTCTATATGGGTTCCAGCATTATATTTCGATGTTGGGTTCGTTGATTCTTATTCCGCTTGTTATTGTTCCTGCAATGGGTGGCACTTAC GAGGATACTTCAAATGTGGTATCGACCGTGCTCTTCGTGTCGGGCATCACTACCCTTTTGCATACTTCTTTCGGCTCAAGGTTACCATTGATACAAGGTCCATCATTTGTTTTCCTGGCTCCAGCATTGGCAATTATCAATTCCCCTGAGTTTCAAGGACTTAACGGGAAC AATTTTAAGCACATAATGAAGGAGTTACAGGGTGCAATTATCATAGCTTCAGCTTTTCAAGCAATACTTGGATATAGTGGACTGATGTCACTGCTTTTGAG GCTGATCCATCCTGTAGTTGTGGCCCCAACCATTGCTGCTGTTGGACTTTCGTTTTATAGTTATGGTTTTCCACTAGTTGGTGCCTGTCTTGAGATTGGTGTAGTGCAGATACTGTtggttattatattttctcta TACCTCCGGAAGATATCTATTCTCGGCCATCggatttttctaatatatgCA GTTCCACTTGGAATTGTTATCACGTGGGCTTTGGCGTTTTTGCTGACTGAAGCTGGAGTCTATAGTTACAAAGGTTGTGATACAAATGTTCCTGCCTCAAATATAATATCTGATCACTGCAGAAGACATGTTTCAAGGATGAAGCATTGTCGAGTTGATACTTCTCACGCACTAAAATCTTCACCGTGGTTTAGATTTCCATATCCGTTACAGTGGGGCACTCCCGTCTTCCACTGGAAAACAGCAATTATTATGTGTGTTGTGTCTGTCATCTCATCTGTGGATTCG GTTGGTTCGTATCATGCAGCTTCATTATTGGTGGCATCCAGACCGCCATCACCTGGTGTTCTTAGTCGAGGAATTGGACTGGAAGGTCTTTGTAGTATTTTGGCTGGTCTATGGGGCACAGGAACTGGGTCTACAACTCTTACTGAAAATGTTCATACTATAGCAGTTACAAAAATGGGAAGCCGCAGAGCAGTTGAACTGGGTGCATGCATTTTGATAGTGTTATCTCTTGTAG GTAAAGTTGGGGGCCTTATTGCTTCCATTCCTGACGTCATGGTTGCTGCTCTTCTTTGCTTCATGTGGGCAATGCTTACGGCACTAGGCTTGTCAAATCTTCGATATAGTGAAGCAGGAAGCTCTCGGAATATTATCATTGTTggattatcattatttttctcaCTTTCTGTACCAGCCTACTTTCAACAGTACGGTATCTCCCCAGGCTCCAACATGTCTGTTCCAAGTTATTTTCAGCCGTATATTGTTGCTTCACATGGACCTTTCAACAGTAAATCGGGAGGG CTGAATTTCGTTCTCAACACATTATTCTCTTTACACATGGTGATTGGATTCCTAGTCGCCGTCATCCTTGATAACACTGTGCCCGGCAGTCGACAGGAACGTGGTGTATATGTGTGGTCTGATCCTGAGACTGCAAGGAGGGAGCCTGCAGTTACCAAAGACTATGAACTTCCATTCAGGGTTGGTCGAGTTTTCAGATGGGTGAAATGGGTCGGATTCTAA
- the LOC111783173 gene encoding nucleobase-ascorbate transporter 12-like isoform X2, with the protein MSSSDPKSRQRPGPWPPAPDSSSMPPASWAKRTGFRPKFSGETNATDSGNLALPPRSKDPHAHTDLEAGRLRGSSAVNGEQESVKAAQPQLEKAKDESVRRRRDSDSLPKASAPVQNGQTLPPPPPSEPANQPRRPARNEDVVDVLPQIGDDDGFVARHSHMKYELRDTPGLVPIGLYGFQHYISMLGSLILIPLVIVPAMGGTYEDTSNVVSTVLFVSGITTLLHTSFGSRLPLIQGPSFVFLAPALAIINSPEFQGLNGNNFKHIMKELQGAIIIASAFQAILGYSGLMSLLLRLIHPVVVAPTIAAVGLSFYSYGFPLVGACLEIGVVQILLVIIFSLYLRKISILGHRIFLIYAVPLGIVITWALAFLLTEAGVYSYKGCDTNVPASNIISDHCRRHVSRMKHCRVDTSHALKSSPWFRFPYPLQWGTPVFHWKTAIIMCVVSVISSVDSVGSYHAASLLVASRPPSPGVLSRGIGLEGLCSILAGLWGTGTGSTTLTENVHTIAVTKMGSRRAVELGACILIVLSLVGKVGGLIASIPDVMVAALLCFMWAMLTALGLSNLRYSEAGSSRNIIIVGLSLFFSLSVPAYFQQYGISPGSNMSVPSYFQPYIVASHGPFNSKSGGLNFVLNTLFSLHMVIGFLVAVILDNTVPGSRQERGVYVWSDPETARREPAVTKDYELPFRVGRVFRWVKWVGF; encoded by the exons atgTCCTCTTCCGACCCCAAATCCCGCCAGCGTCCGGGTCCATGGCCGCCCGCGCCGGACTCCTCTTCAATGCCGCCGGCTTCTTGGGCCAAACGCACCGGCTTCCGTCCCAAGTTCTCTGGCGAGACCAATGCCACTGATTCCGGCAACCTCGCTCTTCCCCCGAGGTCCAAGGACCCCCATGCCCACACGGATCTTGAAGCTGGCCGTCTCCGTGGCAGTTCTGCCGTTAATGGAGAGCAGGAGAGTGTGAAGGCGGCTCAGCCGCAGTTGGAGAAAGCTAAAGATGAGTCggtgaggaggaggagggatTCTGATAGCTTACCGAAGGCTTCTGCTCCTGTACAGAATGGACAAACGCTGCCTCCCCCTCCGCCTTCCGAACCGGCGAATCAACCACGGCGGCCGGCTAGAAATGAGGATGTGGTGGATGTTCTGCCGCAGATTGGGGATGATGATGGATTTGTGGCCAGACACTCGCACATGAAGTACGAACTCAGAGATACGCCTGGTCTTG TCCCGATCGGTCTATATGGGTTCCAGCATTATATTTCGATGTTGGGTTCGTTGATTCTTATTCCGCTTGTTATTGTTCCTGCAATGGGTGGCACTTAC GAGGATACTTCAAATGTGGTATCGACCGTGCTCTTCGTGTCGGGCATCACTACCCTTTTGCATACTTCTTTCGGCTCAAGGTTACCATTGATACAAGGTCCATCATTTGTTTTCCTGGCTCCAGCATTGGCAATTATCAATTCCCCTGAGTTTCAAGGACTTAACGGGAAC AATTTTAAGCACATAATGAAGGAGTTACAGGGTGCAATTATCATAGCTTCAGCTTTTCAAGCAATACTTGGATATAGTGGACTGATGTCACTGCTTTTGAG GCTGATCCATCCTGTAGTTGTGGCCCCAACCATTGCTGCTGTTGGACTTTCGTTTTATAGTTATGGTTTTCCACTAGTTGGTGCCTGTCTTGAGATTGGTGTAGTGCAGATACTGTtggttattatattttctcta TACCTCCGGAAGATATCTATTCTCGGCCATCggatttttctaatatatgCA GTTCCACTTGGAATTGTTATCACGTGGGCTTTGGCGTTTTTGCTGACTGAAGCTGGAGTCTATAGTTACAAAGGTTGTGATACAAATGTTCCTGCCTCAAATATAATATCTGATCACTGCAGAAGACATGTTTCAAGGATGAAGCATTGTCGAGTTGATACTTCTCACGCACTAAAATCTTCACCGTGGTTTAGATTTCCATATCCGTTACAGTGGGGCACTCCCGTCTTCCACTGGAAAACAGCAATTATTATGTGTGTTGTGTCTGTCATCTCATCTGTGGATTCG GTTGGTTCGTATCATGCAGCTTCATTATTGGTGGCATCCAGACCGCCATCACCTGGTGTTCTTAGTCGAGGAATTGGACTGGAAGGTCTTTGTAGTATTTTGGCTGGTCTATGGGGCACAGGAACTGGGTCTACAACTCTTACTGAAAATGTTCATACTATAGCAGTTACAAAAATGGGAAGCCGCAGAGCAGTTGAACTGGGTGCATGCATTTTGATAGTGTTATCTCTTGTAG GTAAAGTTGGGGGCCTTATTGCTTCCATTCCTGACGTCATGGTTGCTGCTCTTCTTTGCTTCATGTGGGCAATGCTTACGGCACTAGGCTTGTCAAATCTTCGATATAGTGAAGCAGGAAGCTCTCGGAATATTATCATTGTTggattatcattatttttctcaCTTTCTGTACCAGCCTACTTTCAACAGTACGGTATCTCCCCAGGCTCCAACATGTCTGTTCCAAGTTATTTTCAGCCGTATATTGTTGCTTCACATGGACCTTTCAACAGTAAATCGGGAGGG CTGAATTTCGTTCTCAACACATTATTCTCTTTACACATGGTGATTGGATTCCTAGTCGCCGTCATCCTTGATAACACTGTGCCCGGCAGTCGACAGGAACGTGGTGTATATGTGTGGTCTGATCCTGAGACTGCAAGGAGGGAGCCTGCAGTTACCAAAGACTATGAACTTCCATTCAGGGTTGGTCGAGTTTTCAGATGGGTGAAATGGGTCGGATTCTAA